One stretch of Flavobacterium sp. 9 DNA includes these proteins:
- a CDS encoding serine hydrolase, which produces MKKTYLLLLLLLPLYYGNSQQKFKITYEQLKEYEGVYEYKNNTTLQIAASPKDTILFAIINDSKYALKPSEKDVFLNMSQETVTFLRDQSSGINGYSSDGKTFKLLNKKVVFPKEMWYPRLNVTKDYKYVYQQPKKDLDGLVTGTLDNTGLDKTLLSEMMQKIVDGTYANVHSVLIIKDGKLVFEEYFYDNNKAKLHELRSATKSFVSALTGIAIDKGLIKDKTETVLSYFPDYTIKNLTDDKKQITIENLLTNQSGLDCDVSNPKAEGNETAMNNSDDWVQFTLDLPMVDVPGGKGMYCSGNPITLGKIIERATKMPLPEFAKQTLFKDLGIKNFKWNFKPDASSAETFCQVYLNSRDMAKFGLLYLNKGLWNGKQVVSKNWVEQSLAKHSVVQGVNYGYLWWLKFLTVDGVKYNGKAAQGNGGQKIYIWEEQNMITVITGGNYNSQSPSDELIQKYILPSFNVKKAAN; this is translated from the coding sequence ATGAAAAAAACTTATTTACTGTTGCTTCTTTTGTTGCCTCTTTATTACGGAAATTCTCAGCAAAAGTTTAAAATTACCTATGAACAATTAAAGGAGTATGAAGGTGTTTATGAATATAAAAATAATACCACTTTGCAAATCGCTGCTTCGCCCAAAGACACGATTTTGTTTGCAATTATCAATGACAGTAAATATGCTCTAAAACCTTCTGAAAAAGATGTTTTTTTGAATATGTCTCAAGAAACTGTGACTTTCCTTAGAGATCAGTCTTCTGGAATTAATGGATATTCATCTGATGGAAAAACTTTTAAATTACTCAATAAAAAAGTCGTTTTTCCGAAAGAAATGTGGTATCCAAGATTAAATGTTACTAAGGATTATAAATATGTGTATCAACAACCTAAAAAAGATTTAGACGGTTTAGTTACCGGAACGCTTGACAATACTGGTTTAGATAAAACTTTATTGAGCGAAATGATGCAGAAAATTGTGGACGGAACTTATGCTAATGTTCACAGCGTTTTGATTATTAAAGACGGAAAATTAGTGTTTGAAGAATACTTTTATGACAATAATAAAGCTAAGTTACACGAGCTTCGATCGGCTACAAAAAGCTTTGTTTCGGCTTTGACCGGAATCGCGATTGATAAAGGATTAATTAAGGATAAAACTGAAACGGTACTTTCTTATTTTCCGGATTATACGATTAAGAATCTTACGGACGATAAAAAACAAATCACAATTGAAAATCTTTTGACGAATCAAAGTGGTCTTGATTGTGATGTGAGCAATCCTAAAGCGGAAGGAAATGAAACGGCAATGAATAATTCTGATGATTGGGTTCAATTTACACTTGATTTGCCAATGGTTGATGTTCCGGGTGGAAAAGGAATGTATTGCTCGGGAAATCCTATTACGTTGGGGAAAATTATCGAAAGAGCCACAAAAATGCCTTTGCCTGAATTTGCCAAACAAACGCTGTTTAAAGATCTTGGAATTAAGAATTTCAAATGGAATTTTAAACCTGATGCTTCTAGTGCCGAAACTTTTTGTCAGGTTTATTTAAATTCTCGTGATATGGCAAAATTTGGTTTACTGTATCTGAATAAAGGTCTTTGGAATGGCAAACAAGTCGTTTCTAAAAATTGGGTTGAACAATCGCTTGCCAAACATTCTGTCGTTCAAGGCGTAAATTATGGCTATTTATGGTGGCTAAAATTCCTGACTGTCGACGGTGTAAAATACAACGGAAAAGCCGCGCAAGGAAACGGCGGACAAAAAATATATATTTGGGAAGAACAAAATATGATCACCGTTATCACCGGTGGAAATTATAATTCGCAATCACCAAGTGATGAATTGATTCAAAAGTATATATTGCCTTCGTTTAACGTGAAAAAAGCAGCTAATTAG
- a CDS encoding copper resistance protein NlpE yields the protein MKKLMVMLVISGLIMSCNNKKSENKITTPIDTTSSIVEETRSIVPESESLGEAKIYEGVLPCADCSGIQTVLKIYQGDGTMESHKFELTSTYQGKEPGNVFVQKGNFNTEKGVGKDQNGTIYVLNYDKPEGEQIFYGLTSAEPNKIFLLDKERQIIKSKLNYTLTLKN from the coding sequence ATGAAAAAATTAATGGTAATGTTAGTTATTTCAGGTCTTATAATGTCTTGTAATAATAAGAAAAGCGAAAACAAAATTACTACACCTATCGATACTACATCTTCAATTGTTGAAGAAACAAGAAGCATAGTTCCGGAAAGTGAAAGTCTGGGCGAAGCAAAAATATACGAAGGTGTATTGCCTTGCGCAGATTGCAGCGGAATTCAAACGGTCTTAAAAATCTATCAGGGAGATGGCACTATGGAAAGTCATAAGTTTGAATTGACAAGCACCTATCAAGGAAAAGAACCTGGAAATGTCTTCGTGCAAAAAGGAAATTTCAACACCGAAAAAGGAGTAGGAAAAGATCAAAACGGAACAATTTACGTCCTTAATTATGACAAACCAGAGGGAGAACAAATATTCTACGGCTTGACTTCAGCAGAACCGAATAAAATTTTCCTGCTAGACAAGGAACGCCAAATAATCAAATCAAAATTAAATTATACACTAACTCTGAAAAATTAG
- a CDS encoding YegP family protein, whose protein sequence is MGKFVITKRTNGEFQFNLKAGNGQTILTSEGYTTKAACLNGIESVKTNSADDNKFDRKESSNGKPYFNLKATNGQIIGASEMYESTAARENGIESVKTNAPEATTDDQTA, encoded by the coding sequence ATGGGAAAATTTGTGATTACTAAAAGAACTAACGGCGAATTTCAATTTAATTTAAAAGCAGGAAACGGGCAAACAATTTTAACCAGCGAAGGGTATACTACAAAAGCAGCGTGTCTTAACGGTATTGAATCTGTGAAAACAAACTCAGCAGATGACAATAAATTTGACAGAAAAGAATCTTCTAATGGTAAACCGTATTTTAATCTAAAGGCTACTAACGGTCAAATTATTGGTGCCAGCGAAATGTATGAAAGTACTGCCGCAAGAGAAAACGGAATTGAATCGGTAAAAACAAATGCGCCAGAAGCAACTACAGATGATCAGACAGCATAA
- a CDS encoding family 43 glycosylhydrolase, whose product MKRLQFWLVSFLAFFNFLQAQNNTKGIPPVIAEKDLTAYLFVYFTGNNVEEEAVRYAISADGYHYYNLNNNQPVIDSKTISSTGGVRDPHILRGDDGKTFYMVLTDMTSSKGWDSNRAMILLKSTDLVKWESSVVNIQTAFSGNENLKRVWAPQTIYDAKAGKYMIYFSMQYAGGPDKIYYAYANKDFTALESAPKLLFVPKSERACIDGDIIEKDGVYHLFYKTETEKAGIKVATTTDLTSGKWIENDNYLQQTNDGVEGSSVFKLNNSDEYILMYDIYTKGKYQFTKTKDLENFTVIDNDISMDFNPRHGTILPITRSELKRLIAKWGLPAQYPQLKNNPVLEGYYADPEILYSNKTNKYYIYPTSDGFDGWSGNYFKTFSSDNLIDWKDEGIIVDLRKDVKWANRNAWAPCIVEKKIGGKYQYFYYFTAAQKVGVASSDNPTGPFKDSGKALINKRPEGIKDGQEIDPDVFTDPKSGKSYLYWGNGYMAVAELKANMTSIKKGSVKVIKVDNTFREGTYVIYRNDTYYFFWSEDDTRSPNYKVRYGISKSPLGLIEIPENNIVIQGNPNQGIYATGHNSVLQIPNKDEWYIAYHRFSYPTGIKMGDAGGFHREVCIDKLEFNPDGTIKQIIPTHAGVNAIK is encoded by the coding sequence ATGAAGAGATTACAATTTTGGCTTGTATCGTTTTTAGCGTTTTTTAATTTTTTACAAGCCCAAAATAACACAAAAGGAATTCCGCCAGTCATTGCTGAGAAAGATTTGACAGCCTATTTGTTCGTTTATTTCACCGGAAATAATGTCGAAGAAGAAGCCGTAAGATATGCCATCAGCGCAGACGGTTATCACTATTACAATCTGAACAATAATCAGCCTGTTATTGATAGTAAAACGATTAGTTCAACTGGAGGCGTTCGCGATCCGCATATTTTGCGTGGCGACGATGGCAAAACATTTTATATGGTTTTAACCGATATGACATCTTCAAAAGGATGGGATAGTAATCGCGCAATGATTTTATTAAAAAGCACAGATCTTGTAAAATGGGAGAGTAGCGTCGTGAATATTCAAACCGCTTTTTCAGGAAATGAAAACCTGAAACGTGTTTGGGCGCCACAAACAATTTACGATGCAAAAGCAGGTAAATATATGATTTACTTTAGTATGCAATATGCCGGAGGTCCTGATAAAATTTATTACGCTTATGCGAATAAAGATTTCACTGCTCTGGAAAGTGCTCCAAAATTATTATTTGTGCCAAAATCAGAAAGAGCTTGCATCGACGGAGATATTATCGAAAAAGACGGAGTTTACCATCTTTTCTATAAAACAGAAACTGAAAAAGCAGGAATTAAAGTCGCAACAACAACTGATTTAACATCAGGAAAATGGATTGAAAACGACAATTATCTGCAACAAACAAATGATGGAGTTGAAGGTTCCAGCGTTTTCAAACTAAACAATTCCGATGAATATATTTTGATGTATGATATTTACACCAAAGGAAAATATCAGTTTACAAAAACGAAAGATTTAGAAAATTTCACCGTAATTGATAACGATATTTCCATGGATTTTAACCCGCGTCATGGGACAATTTTACCCATAACACGTTCTGAATTAAAAAGATTGATTGCCAAATGGGGATTGCCGGCACAATATCCACAATTAAAGAATAATCCGGTTTTAGAAGGATATTATGCAGATCCCGAAATTTTATATTCAAACAAAACCAATAAATATTATATCTATCCAACAAGTGATGGATTTGACGGCTGGTCAGGAAATTATTTCAAGACTTTTTCATCAGATAATCTAATAGATTGGAAAGACGAAGGAATTATTGTAGACCTTAGAAAAGATGTAAAATGGGCAAACAGAAATGCCTGGGCGCCATGTATTGTAGAGAAAAAAATAGGTGGAAAGTATCAGTATTTCTATTATTTCACAGCAGCGCAAAAAGTTGGAGTTGCATCGTCAGATAATCCAACCGGACCTTTTAAAGACAGCGGAAAAGCTTTGATAAACAAAAGACCAGAAGGTATAAAAGATGGTCAGGAAATCGATCCAGATGTTTTTACAGATCCAAAATCCGGAAAAAGTTATTTGTATTGGGGAAATGGTTATATGGCTGTAGCTGAATTAAAAGCCAATATGACTTCTATTAAAAAAGGAAGCGTAAAAGTAATTAAAGTCGACAATACCTTTAGAGAAGGAACTTACGTTATTTACAGAAACGATACATACTACTTTTTTTGGAGCGAAGACGATACCAGAAGTCCAAATTACAAAGTAAGATATGGAATTTCGAAATCACCACTTGGACTAATCGAAATTCCGGAAAACAATATCGTAATACAAGGAAATCCCAATCAGGGAATTTATGCAACAGGACATAACTCCGTATTGCAAATTCCAAACAAAGACGAATGGTACATTGCATATCACCGATTTTCATACCCAACCGGAATAAAAATGGGCGATGCAGGAGGTTTCCACAGAGAAGTTTGTATTGATAAACTAGAGTTTAATCCCGATGGAACCATAAAACAAATAATTCCAACGCATGCTGGAGTTAATGCAATTAAGTAA
- a CDS encoding glycoside hydrolase family 27 protein, which yields MKIKNRIALILGVVLASISLNAQTKTFAKDKFKQWAQTPPMGWNSWDCYGSTVEEHEVKANADYMVKNLKKFGWEYIVVDIRWFVENDKAGGYNQTDPRYVIDQYGRYQPAVNRFPSAKDGQGFKPLADYIHKKGLKFGIHIMRGIPKKAVEDKLPIKGANGITADQIYTTALQCEWLKDNYTILADKPGAQEYYDSLFELYAQWGVDFIKIDDLSRPYHEGEINLIRNAIDKCGSKIVLSTSPGETPITAASHVKEHANMWRMVDDVWDTWPHITHLMEVSQKWYLYIAPGTWPDCDMIPLGRISLRGERGEDRMTRLTKDEQYTLITFFNIFKSPLFFGGDLPSNDAFTLSLLTNKDVVKMHNESTDIKQLFQKDGKIAVTSKNPKDGSVYLALFNISDNTSEKIAVNLSDLGISGSAEVLNLWTGEKTKVSAKEISADLKPHSSILYQLKSKK from the coding sequence ATGAAAATAAAAAATAGAATAGCCTTAATACTTGGAGTTGTTTTAGCATCAATTTCTTTAAATGCGCAGACAAAAACATTCGCAAAAGACAAGTTCAAACAATGGGCACAAACGCCGCCAATGGGTTGGAATAGTTGGGATTGTTACGGTTCGACAGTAGAAGAACACGAAGTAAAAGCCAACGCCGATTATATGGTTAAAAACCTGAAAAAATTTGGTTGGGAATATATAGTTGTAGACATCAGATGGTTTGTAGAAAATGACAAAGCAGGCGGATACAATCAAACAGATCCTAGATATGTAATCGATCAATACGGAAGATATCAGCCAGCCGTAAACCGTTTTCCATCGGCGAAAGACGGACAAGGATTTAAGCCTTTAGCAGATTATATTCATAAAAAAGGATTGAAATTTGGAATTCATATCATGCGTGGAATTCCTAAAAAAGCCGTTGAAGATAAATTGCCTATTAAAGGCGCAAACGGAATCACTGCCGATCAAATTTATACAACTGCTTTACAATGCGAATGGTTAAAAGACAATTATACTATTCTTGCAGACAAACCCGGAGCACAGGAATATTACGATTCATTGTTTGAACTTTATGCACAATGGGGCGTAGATTTCATTAAAATCGATGATTTATCAAGACCTTATCACGAAGGAGAAATAAACTTAATCAGAAATGCAATCGACAAATGCGGAAGTAAAATTGTATTGAGTACTTCGCCTGGAGAAACGCCTATTACTGCGGCTTCACACGTAAAAGAACATGCTAATATGTGGAGAATGGTAGACGATGTTTGGGACACTTGGCCACACATTACACATTTGATGGAAGTAAGCCAGAAATGGTATCTATACATTGCGCCTGGAACTTGGCCAGACTGCGATATGATTCCGCTTGGACGAATTTCTTTAAGAGGAGAACGTGGCGAAGACCGAATGACTCGTTTGACAAAAGACGAACAATATACGTTGATTACCTTCTTCAATATCTTTAAATCGCCGTTGTTTTTTGGAGGGGATTTACCAAGTAATGACGCTTTTACCTTGTCATTATTAACCAATAAAGATGTCGTGAAAATGCACAATGAAAGTACGGACATAAAACAACTTTTCCAGAAAGATGGAAAAATTGCTGTAACCTCAAAAAATCCTAAAGACGGAAGCGTTTATTTGGCATTGTTTAATATCTCAGATAATACTTCTGAGAAAATAGCTGTAAATCTTTCAGATCTTGGAATTTCAGGTTCTGCCGAAGTTTTAAATCTTTGGACAGGAGAAAAAACAAAAGTTTCTGCCAAAGAAATTTCTGCCGATTTAAAGCCGCACAGTTCCATTTTATATCAATTAAAAAGCAAAAAATAA